In one window of Pelosinus sp. IPA-1 DNA:
- a CDS encoding iron-containing alcohol dehydrogenase, whose amino-acid sequence MQNFQFANPTKIIFGKGEIKGLPKEIPSDSKVLVLYGGGSVKKTGLLEAIKEVLKDYQLGEFGGIEPNPTYETLMKAVELIRKENYDFLLAVGGGSVIDGTKFIAAAVPFTQGDPWELVEKHLPIGTALPFATVLTLPATGSEMNNGAVITRKALQAKLPFFSPVTFPRFSILDPVYTYTLPNKQIANGVVDAFVHVMEQYLTYPVAGKVQDRFAEGLLLTLVEEGPIALQDPENYDVRANIMWTATLALNGLIGSGVPQDWSTHMVGHEITALYGLDHAQTLAIVLPSMLEVMKEEKEAKLLQYSERIWNIDVNLSPTEKIELAIEKTRNFFETMGVRTRLSNYGLGEETIEKIIAGLKAHGMVKLGEKGTVTTEVVRQVLGLSL is encoded by the coding sequence GTGCAAAATTTTCAATTTGCAAATCCGACAAAAATTATTTTTGGTAAAGGTGAAATTAAGGGATTGCCAAAGGAGATTCCCTCTGATAGCAAAGTACTAGTGCTTTATGGTGGCGGCAGTGTCAAAAAAACGGGTCTACTGGAAGCAATTAAAGAGGTATTGAAGGATTATCAACTTGGAGAATTTGGCGGTATTGAACCTAATCCAACTTATGAAACTCTGATGAAGGCTGTGGAATTAATACGCAAAGAGAACTATGATTTTCTATTGGCTGTAGGAGGTGGTTCAGTTATTGATGGAACCAAGTTTATCGCTGCAGCTGTACCTTTTACACAAGGTGATCCTTGGGAATTGGTTGAAAAACATTTGCCTATCGGTACGGCATTACCTTTTGCAACGGTTTTGACGCTGCCAGCTACTGGATCGGAAATGAATAATGGGGCTGTGATAACTAGGAAAGCTCTGCAGGCAAAATTACCGTTTTTTAGTCCAGTGACTTTCCCGCGATTCTCAATACTTGATCCCGTTTATACATATACGTTGCCAAACAAGCAGATTGCTAACGGGGTTGTAGATGCTTTCGTTCATGTAATGGAACAATATCTGACCTACCCAGTTGCAGGAAAAGTGCAAGATCGTTTTGCAGAAGGACTGCTTTTGACATTGGTGGAAGAAGGTCCAATTGCTTTACAGGATCCAGAAAACTACGATGTACGTGCTAATATAATGTGGACGGCGACTCTTGCTCTAAACGGTCTGATCGGTAGTGGAGTACCTCAGGATTGGTCTACTCATATGGTGGGACATGAAATTACTGCTTTATATGGACTAGATCATGCTCAGACATTGGCTATTGTATTGCCATCTATGTTAGAAGTGATGAAAGAAGAAAAAGAGGCTAAACTGCTTCAGTACAGTGAGCGAATTTGGAATATAGATGTCAATTTATCACCAACAGAAAAAATCGAGTTAGCGATTGAGAAAACTAGGAACTTCTTCGAAACTATGGGCGTTAGAACTCGCTTATCTAATTATGGCTTGGGTGAAGAGACAATCGAAAAGATCATTGCTGGTTTAAAGGCACATGGAATGGTCAAGCTTGGTGAAAAAGGTACAGTAACAACGGAAGTAGTTCGACAAGTATTAGGGTTAAGTTTATAA
- a CDS encoding NADH:flavin oxidoreductase encodes MENNEKIRNDNLEVLFQPVRIGNLSLANRIAMAPMTRGFSPNGVPGKDVAGYYKRRAENEVGLIITEGTLINHPAAAEGLGRPNFHGEAALGGWSQVVESVHKAGGKIIPQLWHVGMARQINGDNPNPTAPPIGPSGIDVTTGVKVTEPMTKAEIEHIVKAFGQAASDAKRLGFDGLEIHGAHGYLIDQFFWGKTNQRQDEYGGDLVARTRFAVEIIRACRQAVGPEFPIVFRYSQWKLGNYSAKLAETPDQLAEFLAPLVDAGVDIFHCSTRRYWEPEFEGSPLNLAGWTKQLTGKPTITVGSVGLDNNFIDFFMEGKGAKTTSLSPLIERLQKKEFDLVAVGRALLADPAWVTKTHQNRTDELIPFELGAEKTLS; translated from the coding sequence ATGGAAAACAATGAAAAAATTAGAAACGATAATCTAGAAGTTTTATTTCAACCAGTAAGGATTGGGAATTTATCATTAGCGAATCGAATTGCCATGGCGCCAATGACAAGAGGATTTTCTCCCAATGGTGTACCTGGTAAAGATGTGGCAGGATATTATAAAAGACGGGCAGAAAATGAAGTAGGGTTGATTATTACTGAAGGTACATTGATTAATCACCCTGCGGCAGCGGAAGGTCTAGGGCGACCTAATTTTCACGGAGAAGCAGCGCTGGGTGGCTGGTCACAGGTTGTGGAGTCCGTTCATAAGGCAGGAGGCAAGATTATTCCTCAGTTATGGCATGTCGGAATGGCGCGTCAAATTAATGGTGACAATCCGAATCCAACTGCCCCACCCATTGGTCCATCAGGGATTGATGTAACTACAGGGGTAAAGGTAACTGAACCAATGACTAAGGCCGAAATTGAGCATATTGTTAAGGCCTTTGGGCAAGCGGCGAGTGATGCGAAACGCCTGGGGTTTGATGGACTTGAAATTCATGGTGCACATGGATACTTAATTGATCAATTCTTTTGGGGAAAAACAAATCAGCGTCAGGATGAATACGGCGGGGATTTGGTTGCACGTACCCGGTTTGCCGTTGAAATCATACGCGCCTGCCGCCAAGCTGTAGGTCCAGAATTCCCGATTGTATTTCGCTATTCACAATGGAAATTAGGAAATTACAGTGCAAAGCTAGCAGAGACTCCAGACCAGCTGGCTGAATTTTTAGCACCCTTAGTAGATGCAGGAGTAGACATTTTCCATTGTTCAACTCGTCGTTATTGGGAACCGGAATTTGAAGGATCACCTCTGAACTTAGCTGGGTGGACGAAACAATTAACTGGTAAACCAACGATTACTGTCGGATCTGTTGGTCTTGACAATAACTTTATCGATTTTTTCATGGAAGGGAAAGGTGCAAAGACTACAAGTTTATCGCCTCTCATTGAAAGATTACAGAAGAAAGAGTTTGATTTAGTAGCAGTGGGCAGAGCTTTACTTGCAGATCCAGCATGGGTAACAAAAACACATCAAAATAGAACGGATGAACTAATTCCTTTTGAACTTGGTGCAGAAAAAACATTGTCTTAA
- a CDS encoding TetR/AcrR family transcriptional regulator: MARKKSADLEKTKQNLLEVGLTLFEQKGFNATGIQEIATSADIPKGSFYNYFSSKEEFGVAVIRYYADTSMARWKSILDTATQKEDYYKALYTAFSAIAEEYRCAQIKKGCLLGNLAAEISEASEECRMALQQSVSEYKSILAERFRVGQEMGKVRSDLPAQQLADLVWDCWQGSLLRMKIEKSVEPVNNDLELLFHHILPPVL; this comes from the coding sequence ATGGCGAGGAAAAAAAGTGCAGATTTAGAAAAAACAAAACAAAATTTATTAGAGGTTGGCTTAACACTCTTTGAACAAAAAGGCTTTAATGCTACTGGTATCCAAGAGATAGCTACATCAGCCGATATTCCCAAAGGGTCATTCTACAATTATTTTTCAAGTAAAGAGGAGTTTGGCGTAGCGGTGATTCGCTATTATGCGGACACAAGTATGGCAAGATGGAAAAGTATTTTAGATACGGCAACTCAAAAGGAAGATTATTATAAGGCGCTGTATACAGCATTTTCGGCGATTGCTGAAGAATATAGATGTGCCCAGATAAAAAAGGGCTGCCTATTAGGCAATCTTGCTGCTGAGATCAGTGAGGCCAGTGAAGAATGTCGTATGGCTTTACAGCAGTCCGTAAGTGAATACAAATCAATTTTAGCGGAACGTTTCCGCGTAGGACAGGAAATGGGGAAAGTAAGAAGTGATTTGCCAGCACAGCAATTAGCTGATTTAGTTTGGGACTGTTGGCAAGGAAGCTTATTACGGATGAAAATTGAAAAATCAGTGGAGCCAGTCAATAATGATTTGGAATTATTATTCCATCATATTTTGCCGCCAGTACTCTAG
- a CDS encoding Gfo/Idh/MocA family oxidoreductase, producing the protein MNKVRFAIVGTGSITPTHAQAISAIPDAKLIAIFGRSAAKAQQLATQFNCDWHNDYQEMLKRTDIDVVSICTPNGLHADLGIQAALAGKHVVIEKPIDITLEKADTLIKICQRQGVELSIVFQRRYSDGVVALKNLLEQGKLGKVIFGGCYIKLYRSQEYYDSAAWRGTWDIDGGGVLMNQGIHYIDMLQYLAGPVAEVTGQCGTFGHTGIEVEDTASAAVAFQSGALGVIEGTTCAYPGLVSRVDIYGTEGSAVIENDVLTSVQLKSGYEYKVGSSTENAGVSSPDISFECHQRQFQEITTALKNNTEPPISGVEGRKALEVILAIYKSAFTGNIASLPLADSLFLKDLAKAGGFKRK; encoded by the coding sequence ATGAATAAAGTAAGATTTGCAATCGTAGGGACCGGATCGATAACCCCTACTCACGCCCAGGCAATTTCAGCAATACCTGATGCTAAGTTGATTGCGATTTTTGGTCGCTCTGCTGCAAAGGCGCAACAACTTGCTACCCAATTTAATTGTGATTGGCACAATGACTATCAGGAAATGTTAAAAAGAACGGATATTGATGTAGTTTCGATCTGTACTCCTAATGGACTGCATGCGGATCTTGGAATTCAGGCTGCATTAGCGGGTAAACATGTTGTAATCGAAAAGCCAATTGATATCACATTAGAAAAAGCAGATACCCTGATTAAAATCTGCCAAAGACAAGGAGTGGAATTGTCAATCGTATTCCAAAGGCGTTACAGTGATGGTGTTGTTGCTTTAAAGAATTTACTGGAACAAGGCAAATTGGGTAAAGTGATTTTTGGAGGTTGCTACATTAAGCTATATCGGAGTCAGGAATACTATGACAGCGCTGCTTGGCGTGGGACATGGGATATTGATGGCGGTGGCGTTTTAATGAACCAAGGTATCCACTATATTGATATGCTGCAGTATTTGGCAGGACCAGTCGCAGAAGTTACAGGCCAGTGTGGAACTTTCGGCCATACAGGTATAGAGGTGGAGGATACTGCCTCGGCTGCTGTTGCATTTCAATCGGGTGCGTTGGGAGTAATCGAAGGGACTACCTGTGCATATCCAGGTCTAGTTTCGCGGGTCGACATCTATGGAACAGAAGGAAGCGCGGTGATTGAGAATGATGTACTTACTTCGGTTCAATTAAAATCGGGCTATGAATATAAAGTAGGAAGTAGTACTGAAAATGCTGGAGTGAGCAGTCCTGATATTTCGTTTGAATGCCACCAACGTCAATTTCAGGAGATAACTACAGCATTAAAAAATAACACGGAACCACCAATCAGTGGAGTAGAAGGCCGAAAAGCATTGGAAGTAATATTAGCGATTTATAAATCTGCATTTACAGGAAATATCGCATCGCTGCCATTAGCAGATAGTTTATTTTTAAAAGATTTAGCGAAAGCTGGTGGTTTCAAGAGAAAGTAG
- a CDS encoding MarR family transcriptional regulator, whose protein sequence is MATEDIIVKAINVLSESMRECMRKYKEETPNSKELFNLTITQLHYLHAIRERGNPTITELAEKFGVQKSTVTVAINKLLERGFIEKISSESDLRVVHISLAAKGRRLIEIEDMGYYHFASHIMESLDEKERQTFAYLLSKVTDNTTRD, encoded by the coding sequence ATGGCAACAGAAGATATAATCGTTAAAGCAATCAATGTTCTATCTGAGTCGATGCGCGAATGTATGCGAAAATATAAAGAAGAGACTCCTAACAGTAAAGAATTATTTAATTTAACAATAACCCAATTACATTATCTTCATGCGATAAGAGAGAGGGGCAATCCTACGATAACCGAGCTTGCAGAAAAGTTTGGGGTGCAAAAGTCTACGGTAACGGTTGCCATTAATAAGCTTTTAGAGCGGGGATTTATTGAAAAAATCTCCTCGGAAAGTGATCTTAGGGTAGTACATATCAGCTTAGCAGCAAAGGGAAGAAGATTAATTGAAATCGAAGATATGGGATATTATCACTTTGCCAGTCACATTATGGAGTCATTGGATGAGAAGGAAAGACAAACATTTGCGTACCTTCTAAGTAAAGTAACAGACAATACTACCCGCGACTAA
- a CDS encoding nitroreductase, with protein sequence MNRRQFINYSGASLALLGGAYLFNSLLQLKTPDRENVGNQIKGLDDGLLDIIYLASLAPSGHNTQPWTVRIIDSNHWIIGIDLTRCLSVVDPENREALLSIGAFLENLVIAARVKGYDVDAEVVAKHPKDRDVVDIKLYKVNSSSNFDVKKIKLRRTVRNKILRDQLSGEDIRFLIGENTDRFIYYTRDSKEGNYLAEGTFLANKCQTYRDTAQEELAKWIRWSNHDSRQYRNGLTPETMEIDGIAKWYVKNFYSRQSVLENRFREETIKKVREQVAAGSGWLLITSKNSSIPELIDTGRKLQRLWLEVRSKRIAIHPMTQMIEEEVIGNEMASFLGISEKIQFLLRIGYCSDYPQPVSPRMLLANIIL encoded by the coding sequence ATGAATCGGCGGCAATTTATTAATTACAGTGGAGCGAGTCTTGCCCTGCTAGGGGGAGCTTATTTATTCAATTCACTGTTGCAATTAAAAACACCTGATAGAGAAAACGTAGGTAACCAGATAAAGGGGTTAGATGATGGTTTGCTAGATATAATTTATCTAGCCTCTTTGGCACCTAGCGGACATAATACCCAACCATGGACGGTAAGGATTATTGATAGTAATCACTGGATTATCGGTATAGATCTAACTAGGTGTTTATCTGTTGTTGATCCAGAAAATCGTGAAGCTCTTCTTTCTATAGGTGCTTTTTTAGAAAACTTAGTTATTGCAGCGAGGGTAAAGGGATATGACGTAGATGCTGAAGTAGTAGCTAAGCATCCAAAGGATAGAGATGTAGTAGATATAAAGTTATATAAAGTAAATTCGTCAAGTAATTTTGATGTTAAGAAAATAAAATTGCGCAGGACTGTTAGAAATAAAATTCTTAGAGATCAGTTATCAGGGGAAGATATTCGATTTCTAATAGGGGAAAATACAGATCGTTTTATTTACTATACAAGGGATTCAAAGGAAGGAAATTATCTTGCAGAAGGAACTTTTTTGGCTAACAAATGCCAAACATATAGGGATACTGCACAAGAGGAATTGGCGAAGTGGATTCGATGGTCGAACCATGATAGTAGGCAGTATCGAAATGGGTTAACTCCTGAAACAATGGAGATAGATGGTATAGCAAAATGGTATGTGAAAAATTTTTATTCTAGACAATCTGTTTTGGAGAACCGTTTTCGAGAGGAAACGATTAAAAAAGTACGAGAACAAGTGGCTGCAGGCAGCGGGTGGTTGTTAATTACCAGTAAGAATTCTTCAATTCCAGAATTAATTGATACGGGTCGAAAGCTTCAAAGGTTATGGCTTGAGGTACGGAGTAAAAGAATAGCAATCCATCCCATGACCCAAATGATTGAAGAAGAAGTAATCGGAAATGAAATGGCATCTTTTTTAGGAATTAGTGAGAAAATCCAATTTTTATTACGAATAGGCTATTGTAGTGACTATCCCCAACCCGTGAGTCCAAGAATGTTATTAGCGAATATAATCTTATAA
- a CDS encoding methyl-accepting chemotaxis protein — MKVKNIQTRLLLSLIPLILVVLIALSGVSYYLAKQSLLKSVDDTGRAVGTDYSNRVQADMEKMIVQLEDLASIQRIRTGTDKVQIKEAMAEMQKRLGIFDVVAFISPDGSGIINTGQTASYNDREYFKKVLATKKAVVSDPLVSKVTGKLAVVLAVPVINNGQLTGVLIGTFSMEKLSEMMKDLKFLDTGYGQVADDSGMVIAHPKQPDLVGKLNLLDKKINPELKLSQSDLDERLTNIFKVAAKTGEQSRGIYSFVDGVERVAVATPINLPGDQRWVVIVAAPEVEATRQVDSLSKMMLLISIICLLIAVAAILFIAKQFVKPILLIRDECVLLAEGDLRERETKISSEDEIGQLAKGFREMRTNLRELVTKVHSQSEQLAASSEELTASADQSAQAANQVAISITDMANGSQEQLSAADEASIVVEGMSASIQQVSATTNEVAEQSNQAANKAKEGNTAVNKAVTQMRQIEQTVQTSAKAVAELGEQSKEIGQIVATISGIAGQTNLLALNAAIEAARAGEQGRGFAVVAEEVRKLAEQSQEATKQIASLINGIQGETDKAVMAMDNGTREVKLGAEVVDAAGHAFQEIVEMVTQVSDQVNEISSAIDQMANGSQQIVESVNRIGNLSKKATAESQTVSAATEEQSASMEEIASSSQSLANLAMDLREAVNRFRV; from the coding sequence ATGAAAGTGAAAAATATCCAAACTCGTTTACTGCTTAGCCTTATTCCTCTTATTTTAGTGGTGCTAATTGCTTTATCCGGTGTTAGTTACTATCTAGCCAAACAATCTCTATTAAAAAGTGTAGATGATACTGGGCGAGCGGTAGGTACTGATTATAGCAATCGAGTACAAGCAGATATGGAAAAGATGATTGTTCAATTAGAGGATTTAGCCAGTATTCAGCGTATTCGTACAGGCACTGATAAAGTTCAGATTAAAGAGGCCATGGCAGAGATGCAGAAACGGCTTGGAATTTTTGATGTTGTTGCTTTCATTTCACCTGATGGATCAGGGATTATTAATACAGGACAAACGGCTTCCTACAATGATCGAGAATATTTTAAGAAGGTGCTAGCAACAAAGAAGGCTGTTGTATCAGATCCTCTCGTTTCAAAAGTTACAGGAAAACTGGCAGTTGTTTTAGCAGTACCTGTAATCAATAATGGCCAACTAACAGGAGTATTAATTGGAACTTTTTCCATGGAAAAATTAAGTGAGATGATGAAAGATCTAAAATTCTTAGATACAGGTTACGGTCAAGTTGCAGATGATTCGGGTATGGTTATTGCTCATCCCAAACAACCTGATCTGGTAGGGAAATTAAATCTTCTTGATAAGAAAATTAACCCAGAACTTAAGTTATCGCAAAGTGATCTTGACGAACGGTTGACCAATATATTTAAGGTGGCAGCCAAAACTGGAGAACAGTCCAGAGGAATATATAGCTTTGTTGATGGCGTGGAAAGGGTTGCAGTAGCCACCCCAATTAATTTGCCAGGTGACCAGCGGTGGGTTGTAATCGTAGCGGCGCCTGAAGTGGAAGCTACTCGTCAAGTCGATAGCCTAAGCAAAATGATGTTATTGATTTCTATAATCTGTTTACTCATCGCAGTAGCAGCTATTTTGTTCATTGCGAAACAGTTTGTAAAACCAATTTTGCTGATACGTGACGAATGTGTACTATTAGCTGAAGGAGATTTGCGGGAACGAGAGACAAAAATTTCTTCCGAAGATGAGATTGGGCAATTAGCAAAGGGGTTTCGCGAGATGAGGACCAATCTACGCGAGCTTGTCACAAAGGTTCACTCTCAGTCCGAGCAATTGGCAGCTTCTAGTGAAGAATTGACAGCCAGTGCCGATCAGTCTGCACAAGCTGCCAATCAAGTTGCTATATCAATTACCGATATGGCAAATGGTTCACAAGAGCAATTGTCTGCAGCAGACGAGGCCTCTATTGTAGTGGAAGGCATGTCAGCAAGTATCCAGCAGGTATCAGCTACTACCAACGAAGTAGCTGAGCAATCTAACCAAGCAGCTAATAAAGCAAAAGAGGGAAATACGGCAGTAAATAAAGCGGTTACCCAAATGAGGCAAATTGAGCAGACTGTACAAACCTCTGCGAAAGCAGTAGCCGAATTAGGTGAACAATCTAAGGAAATCGGCCAGATTGTTGCTACGATCTCCGGGATTGCTGGGCAGACTAATTTATTGGCTCTTAATGCAGCGATCGAAGCTGCACGGGCTGGCGAACAAGGACGTGGTTTTGCTGTAGTAGCTGAAGAGGTTCGTAAGCTAGCTGAGCAGTCTCAAGAGGCGACAAAACAGATCGCCTCATTGATTAATGGAATTCAAGGAGAAACAGATAAAGCAGTCATGGCAATGGATAATGGCACGCGAGAAGTTAAGTTAGGCGCAGAAGTAGTCGATGCTGCTGGACACGCATTCCAGGAAATCGTGGAAATGGTGACTCAAGTATCGGATCAAGTAAATGAGATTTCTTCTGCCATTGACCAAATGGCAAATGGTAGCCAACAAATTGTAGAATCCGTAAATCGGATTGGTAACTTGAGTAAAAAAGCTACAGCAGAGTCCCAGACCGTTTCTGCAGCTACGGAGGAACAATCCGCTTCTATGGAGGAAATTGCTTCTTCTAGCCAGAGCCTGGCAAATCTAGCTATGGATCTTAGAGAAGCCGTTAATCGTTTCAGAGTATAA
- a CDS encoding response regulator: MRILIVDDSRLVRSQLKDFLSSNIASIEIEEAADGKEALEKHRVFKPDAIFLDYIIPAPDGLAVLKTLSETDKKVKVIMTTSLASQNFIYKDCLEYGAVAILQKPIDKENALKIINKHFKLNGYG, translated from the coding sequence ATGCGTATTCTTATTGTAGACGATTCAAGGCTAGTGAGGTCCCAGTTAAAAGATTTTTTGTCATCAAATATTGCTTCTATTGAAATTGAAGAGGCAGCTGATGGGAAGGAGGCATTAGAAAAACATCGTGTTTTTAAACCGGATGCTATTTTCTTAGATTACATAATACCTGCCCCTGATGGTTTGGCTGTTCTTAAGACTCTGTCTGAAACTGATAAAAAAGTAAAAGTGATTATGACTACTTCTCTAGCAAGTCAGAACTTTATTTATAAAGATTGCTTGGAATACGGTGCTGTTGCGATACTTCAAAAACCTATAGATAAGGAAAATGCATTAAAAATAATCAATAAGCATTTTAAATTAAATGGATATGGATGA